The DNA region ATTGAAAATATTTCATTACCAGAGGAAGTAGAACAAGCTTTGGATAAAAGAAGTAGTATAGGAATAGTTGGCAATCTTGGTGCATATGCACAATATCAGGCAGCAACTTCTTTAGAAAAAAGTGCAGAAAATAATAATGGAGGCGGACTAATGAATGCAGGTATCGGAGCTGGATTAGGCGCCGCAATGGCAGGACAAGTAGGCAATATATTTCAGCAAAATCCAAACAATAACACAACAAATTCTGCACCTCCTCCCATCCCCGCAACGACTTCCTATTTTGTAGCTATCAACGGGCAACAAACTGGACCTTTTCCATTAAATGATATCATTAATCAGATTCAATCAAAAACGATTACACCTACTACATTAATATGGAAAGCAGGATTTGCCACATGGATCGCAGCAAATACGATAGACGAATTAAAAGATCATTTTAATAGTACACCACCTCCCATTCCCAATTAATAAATTCCAAGAATAGAATCCAACAAATGTCCTTTGAAGTAAAAAATGAATCAATTGACGGCTCCATAAAATGTAAAAATTGTGGAGCCGCTTTAGAATATCAGCCCGGCACAAGCACTCTTAAATGTCCTTATTGTGGTACGATAAATGAAATTACTACTACAAATGATAAAAATATTGACTCATTTGATTACAACGATTTTATTAATAGTGATAAGCTTCCCAATAATAACACTACAGAAGCAAATATTGTACAATGTTCAAATTGTGGAGCTACCACAACTTTAGCACCTGGAATTACAGCCGACAAATGTCCATTCTGTGCCACTCCGCTTGTTATAAACACTAAGCAAACACAACGTATACTAAAACCTCATTATGTGCTTCCATTTATCATCAATCAGCCGCGAGCTATTGAATTATATAAAAAATGGATGTCCAAACTATGGTTTGCGCCTGATAATCTAGTAAAAAATACGAATGAAACGAGAGTTAATTCTTTAAAAGGAATTTACATTCCTTATTGGAGTTATGATACAGATACGAAAACAGAATACGTTGGGGAGCAAGGTATTTATTATTGGGTTACGGAAACATATTATGAAGAAGAAAATGGAGAACAGGTAGAGCGTACACGTGAAGTCAGACATACGAATTGGTATTCTGTAAGCGGAACAGTGCATTGTAGTTTTGATGATATTTTAGTATCCGCAAGCAAAAGTTTACCTCAAACTTTAGCGAATAAATTAGAACCTTGGACACTTGATCGATTGCAACATTATAACGATCAATACATGAGTGGATTTCAAGCAGAAACGTATCAATTAGCACCAGACGCTTGTCTAGAGACAGCAAAACAATTGATCAATGACGACATTTTAAATGCAATTAGAAACGATATTGGTGGAGATGAGCAACATATTACAGACTATGACAATCAGTATCTAAACATTGCTATAAAATACGAACTATTACCTATCTGGATAAGCGCATTTTACTTTGAAAATAAGCTTTATCAAATCGTAATAAATGGAGCAACTGGCGAAGTTATTGGCGAAAGACCATACAGTACATCGAAAATATTATTTGCGATACTAATAGGAATCGTAGTGTTGATGATTTTATACTTTTGTTTTAAAAATTAAAACTTTGCAAATAAAAGAAAATTCTTGGATAGCTAAACTAGCAGCCAAAAAATTAAAATCTGACCAAATGGCAATTACCATCGGTCAGACTATATATTTATATAACGTTTCCAAAAATTATTTTTTATCCCAGAGCAAATGGGTAAAACATGAACAGCAACATATTCAACAATTCAAAAAATATGGTTTTTTCAAATTTTTAATAATGTATCTGTATGAAAGTTGGAAAAAAGGATACTATAACAACAAATGGGAAATAGAAGCTAGAGAGGCCGAAAACAAATAGAATAGTTATTTACCTATATTCTGTAAAAATATTTTCATATCTCCATCTAAATGAGCCCCCATTTTGCTTAATTTTTCTACATAATATTTCCGAACTAAGCTCCAACTATAATAAAATCCATTTTCCGATTTAAAAGGTAATTTTTGAGGCGTTTCATTCAACAATACTTTAACTAAAATATTATCAGTTTTATTCTTTACAAATATCCATTGGATATTTGCAGTCATTGGAATAACCGTATAAGGTTGCCAATAATCAAAATATTCGCTGATATGTGTAGTTGCATGGTTCGACTGAGATAATTCCATTAAGGTTGCCATAGGTGCAATTGCCTCAGCATGTGTAAACCTGAAGATACCATTGATATTCTTTTTTCCACTCAAAATACTATCTGAAGTATTAATAAAATTCACTAATAAAGGAGCCGCGATCTCAGCTTGTATACCATTGAGATCCATACCAGGGCCTTTGACCATGAAATCCTCAACCCCATCTAATTTGCCCAACGCCTGCAATTCACCTTCAGAAAATGGAGAATTCCAATTCAAAGGCCAGACATTACTCTTAGAGAATTCTATTGATGTTGACAATCCTACCCCATACACTTCATATAAAGATGTTGCAATTAACTTGGGAGTAATTTTAGTCAATTTATTTTTGATAACAATAGAGGTTCCTTGTTTTTTCCAATATTTTAATATCTGCGCTGAAAATATTTTCTGCGCTACTGAATTGTATACCTCATTAATATTAACAAAGGAGGCTACAGAATCCTCTTTTGCCTTTTGTAAACTAGAATCAACAAACGAATCATATATTGGCGAGTAATCATAGAAACGTAACATAGTCTCAGCGTTTTCTGGCTGTTGATTCCATTTCAAATTATTTTTAAAATTCAAACCAGAAACAAAACCATTCGCGCTTTGCTTTGTCCTCAATTTATTTGTAATCCATATATCATAATGCCCATTTTTGGAAAAAACATTTGGATAATGAGATTGCATCCTTCCAGCTATATCATGATGTTGCTCATATCCTAATGCTGTTATCTCCGCATATTTTCCGTTTTGTTGACCGAGCAACCAATTGTTTAGTTTTTGCCATTTTTTACCTTGATTGGTAAGCCCATTTTGTAGCTTTGCCAAGTTAAAAATTTTAAACAATACGGAGTCTGCACCAGCTTTAGTCATATAACGACTACCGTGCCTTCCAACATGATTGATAAAAAATGGCTCGTACCCACGGGGAATATCATTAATATATTTTCCATCGGAATGATAAGCGGCTTTTGTCCCAAACCATAATTGATTTTTTTGGGCAAATAGTGTAGTTCCGAACCCAAAAAACAAAACAAATAAAAATGAATTCAATTTCATGTATCAAAATTAAAAGGTAGCTTCCAAACTAGAAATATAATGTTGATTACCTGTACCATCAGATTGATAAGCTCCGATATCTTTTCCTGGATTCATCAAGGTTGCACCATAGTTACCAGTTGTTGGTAAATCCGTTGTTGGCGTAAATCCAGTATACCCCTTTCCTAAAGCCGGAGATGTTGATTGTAAAGAGAAACTATGCTTTTCACCAGTAATAATTGAATAAGGCATTTGTGTAATATCTAATACC from Rhizosphaericola mali includes:
- a CDS encoding zinc finger domain-containing protein; this translates as MSFEVKNESIDGSIKCKNCGAALEYQPGTSTLKCPYCGTINEITTTNDKNIDSFDYNDFINSDKLPNNNTTEANIVQCSNCGATTTLAPGITADKCPFCATPLVINTKQTQRILKPHYVLPFIINQPRAIELYKKWMSKLWFAPDNLVKNTNETRVNSLKGIYIPYWSYDTDTKTEYVGEQGIYYWVTETYYEEENGEQVERTREVRHTNWYSVSGTVHCSFDDILVSASKSLPQTLANKLEPWTLDRLQHYNDQYMSGFQAETYQLAPDACLETAKQLINDDILNAIRNDIGGDEQHITDYDNQYLNIAIKYELLPIWISAFYFENKLYQIVINGATGEVIGERPYSTSKILFAILIGIVVLMILYFCFKN
- a CDS encoding DUF4157 domain-containing protein, yielding MQIKENSWIAKLAAKKLKSDQMAITIGQTIYLYNVSKNYFLSQSKWVKHEQQHIQQFKKYGFFKFLIMYLYESWKKGYYNNKWEIEAREAENK
- a CDS encoding histidine-type phosphatase, which translates into the protein MKLNSFLFVLFFGFGTTLFAQKNQLWFGTKAAYHSDGKYINDIPRGYEPFFINHVGRHGSRYMTKAGADSVLFKIFNLAKLQNGLTNQGKKWQKLNNWLLGQQNGKYAEITALGYEQHHDIAGRMQSHYPNVFSKNGHYDIWITNKLRTKQSANGFVSGLNFKNNLKWNQQPENAETMLRFYDYSPIYDSFVDSSLQKAKEDSVASFVNINEVYNSVAQKIFSAQILKYWKKQGTSIVIKNKLTKITPKLIATSLYEVYGVGLSTSIEFSKSNVWPLNWNSPFSEGELQALGKLDGVEDFMVKGPGMDLNGIQAEIAAPLLVNFINTSDSILSGKKNINGIFRFTHAEAIAPMATLMELSQSNHATTHISEYFDYWQPYTVIPMTANIQWIFVKNKTDNILVKVLLNETPQKLPFKSENGFYYSWSLVRKYYVEKLSKMGAHLDGDMKIFLQNIGK